The following are encoded in a window of Candidatus Campbellbacteria bacterium genomic DNA:
- a CDS encoding ABC transporter ATP-binding protein — MGVLRAWDALIQSPPVASSTTIADLPSDFRREVMFVFVILALWCVIQLVTYAVDWALSIRSLSLAERMSISFRVRGYNHLLRLPLSFHKEQRFGSVMENMNMGAFTMQSVTQDILQIAPKLLTLVAAFSFAFFINVWLALILVVSVAMYVVVARSTLAPLAPLERSYHQYQREAHGTVYNVISQVREVKIAAYENREGNTIAHNFTGPLLGTFLHIRGIWERMSFFQRVLVLITQIAIYVLGIIFVTQGVISVGELVAFNAYAGLLYGPFIEFNDMWQWLQNYVTNLLEAEKIFEEPQEIYHPEGAGTPTLRGEIVFDHASFAYDTENEVLTDVSFTIPAGTRTALVGRSGEGKSTIIDLVAGFYFPTSGSVAIDGIDTRSIDLENVRRQIGVVSQEIALFNSVQCTTISRMALRT; from the coding sequence TTGGGCGTACTTCGCGCTTGGGACGCGCTTATTCAATCACCACCGGTCGCATCATCGACGACGATCGCCGATCTACCGTCGGACTTTCGCCGTGAAGTGATGTTCGTATTTGTGATCCTTGCGCTGTGGTGTGTCATACAGCTCGTCACGTACGCGGTTGACTGGGCGCTCTCGATCAGGTCGCTCTCGCTCGCTGAGCGTATGTCGATCAGTTTTCGCGTGCGGGGGTATAATCATTTGTTGCGTCTTCCGCTGTCATTTCACAAAGAGCAGCGGTTCGGTTCAGTGATGGAGAATATGAATATGGGTGCGTTTACGATGCAAAGCGTGACGCAGGACATTCTTCAGATCGCGCCGAAACTTCTGACTCTCGTGGCGGCATTTTCGTTCGCATTCTTTATTAATGTATGGCTTGCTCTGATACTTGTGGTTTCCGTAGCAATGTACGTGGTCGTTGCCCGATCGACGCTTGCTCCGCTCGCCCCACTGGAGCGCTCATATCACCAATATCAGCGTGAAGCTCACGGTACTGTTTATAATGTCATATCACAAGTGCGAGAGGTAAAAATTGCCGCATACGAAAACCGGGAAGGGAATACCATCGCACATAATTTTACTGGACCTCTATTGGGAACATTTCTTCATATACGCGGTATCTGGGAGCGAATGAGCTTCTTTCAGCGAGTGCTGGTGTTGATTACGCAAATAGCGATCTACGTTCTAGGTATTATTTTTGTAACGCAGGGAGTCATTTCCGTTGGTGAACTTGTTGCTTTTAATGCGTATGCAGGCCTCCTCTATGGCCCATTCATAGAATTCAACGATATGTGGCAATGGCTTCAGAATTATGTGACAAATCTTCTGGAGGCTGAAAAGATCTTTGAAGAGCCACAAGAGATCTATCATCCGGAGGGAGCGGGGACGCCGACCTTGCGAGGCGAGATCGTATTCGACCATGCTTCATTTGCGTATGACACAGAGAATGAAGTACTGACTGATGTTTCGTTTACTATACCGGCTGGCACGAGAACGGCACTTGTGGGGCGCTCCGGTGAGGGGAAGAGTACGATCATTGATCTGGTGGCGGGATTCTATTTCCCAACCTCCGGCTCTGTTGCTATTGACGGAATAGACACGAGATCTATCGATCTTGAAAACGTGCGTCGCCAGATCGGAGTGGTATCACAAGAGATCGCACTCTTTAACTCAGTACAGTGCACTACAATATCGCGTATGGCTCTCCGGAC